The following are from one region of the Pocillopora verrucosa isolate sample1 chromosome 3, ASM3666991v2, whole genome shotgun sequence genome:
- the LOC131776880 gene encoding histamine H2 receptor-like has product MSNMELPFRSLAAVITGTSVLLIMNIVSVIGNILVCLAVYRNPNLRSTTNLYIIALAVSDLICATVEMPLASAVFIIGKWDFGDALCQIQGFVDAFTTYVTPATMALTAFNRYMRIVETNHYNRVFSPLRSKIWLSCVWLFLSLYLLVGRLTGWNKFQFIPGYAVCSIAFVKNENRIIHYFLMFGILFVLPLSVGCFSYCKVFSKIKQHQQNVASSLQNVSNGTGRISAKEINISRALGYVAAGFLFCWIPPWVFAFWKRFSPDTSLRITELFVTILMFMSATINPVIYATTNPHFRKEFVKLLCWCNGEKIQPTEQ; this is encoded by the coding sequence ATGTCCAACATGGAATTACCCTTCCGAAGCCTCGCAGCAGTTATAACTGGAACAAGTGTACTCCTTATAATGAACATCGTCAGTGTCATTGGAAACATTCTGGTCTGTTTAGCAGTGTACAGAAACCCAAACCTACGATCAACTACCAATCTTTATATTATTGCTTTAGCAGTCAGCGATCTAATTTGCGCAACAGTTGAAATGCCATTGGCTTCAGCTGTTTTTATCATTGGAAAATGGGATTTCGGAGACGCCTTATGCCAGATTCAAGGTTTTGTGGATGCATTCACCACATATGTAACCCCAGCAACCATGGCTTTGACAGCCTTTAACCGCTATATGCGGATTGTTGAGACAAACCACTACAACAGGGTATTCTCACCGCTTAGGTCTAAAATTTGGCTGAGCTGCGTGTGGCTTTTCCTTTCCCTGTACCTTTTGGTTGGTCGACTCACAGGCTGGAATAAGTTTCAATTTATACCTGGTTATGCAGTATGCTCTATAGcctttgttaaaaatgaaaatcgcATAATTCACTATTTTCTAATGTTTGGGatcctttttgttttgcctcTCTCTGTCGGTTGCTTCAGTTACTGCAAAGTTTTCTCCAAAATTAAGCAACATCAGCAGAACGTGGCATCTTCGCTTCAGAATGTTTCAAATGGCACAGGAAGAATTTCTGCCAAAGAGATCAATATAAGTCGAGCTTTAGGGTATGTTGCCGCTGGATTCCTTTTCTGTTGGATCCCTCCTTGGGTGTTTGCTTTTTGGAAGCGCTTCTCTCCCGATACTTCTCTGAGAATCACGGAGTTATTTGTCACCATTTTAATGTTCATGAGTGCCACGATCAATCCCGTGATTTACGCTACAACAAATCCTCATTTTCGAAAGGAATTTGTTAAACTGTTATGCTGGTGTAACGGGGAGAAAATTCAACCAACCGAGCAGTAA
- the LOC131776879 gene encoding histamine H2 receptor-like codes for MSNLELPFRSLAAVITGTSVLLIMNIVSVIGNILVCLAVYRNPNLRSTTNLYIIALAVSDLICATVEMPLASAVFIIGKWDFGDALCQIQGFVDLFASYVTPATMTLTAFNRYMRIVKTNHYNRVFSPLRSKIWLSCVWLFLFLYLLVGRLTGWNKFQFIPGYAVCSIAFFRNENRIIHYFLVFGILFVLPFFVGCFSYYKVFTKIKQHQQNVASSLQNASNGTGRISAKEINISRALGYVAAGFLFCWIPHWVFAFWKRFSPDTSPRITELLVTILLFMSATINPVIYATTNPHFRKEFVKLLCWRNKKIIQPTEGRSSGEQ; via the coding sequence ATGTCCAACTTAGAGTTACCCTTCCGAAGCCTCGCAGCAGTTATAACTGGAACAAGTGTACTCCTCATAATGAACATCGTCAGTGTCATTGGAAACATTCTGGTCTGTTTAGCAGTGTACAGAAACCCAAACCTACGATCAACTACCAATCTTTATATTATCGCTTTAGCAGTCAGCGATCTAATTTGCGCAACAGTTGAAATGCCATTGGCTTCAGCTGTTTTTATCATCGGAAAATGGGATTTCGGAGACGCCTTATGCCAGATTCAAGGTTTTGTGGATTTATTCGCCTCATATGTAACCCCAGCAACCATGACTTTGACAGCGTTTAACCGCTATATGCGGATTGTTAAGACAAACCACTACAACAGGGTATTCTCACCGCTTAGGTCTAAAATTTGGCTGAGCTGTGTGtggcttttccttttcctctatCTTTTGGTTGGTCGACTCACAGGCTGGAACAAGTTTCAATTTATACCTGGTTATGCAGTATGCTCTATAGCctttttcagaaatgaaaatcGTATCATTCACTATTTTCTCGTGTTTGGGATCCTCTTTGTTCTGCCTTTTTTCGTCGGTTGCTTCAGTTACTACAAAGTTTTCACCAAAATTAAGCAACATCAGCAGAACGTGGCATCTTCGCTTCAGAATGCATCAAATGGCACAGGAAGAATCTCTGCCAAAGAGATCAATATAAGTCGAGCTTTAGGATATGTTGCCGCTGGATTCCTTTTCTGTTGGATCCCTCATTGGGTGTTTGCGTTTTGGAAGCGCTTTTCTCCCGATACTTCTCCCAGAATCACGGAGTTACTTGTCACCATTTTGCTATTCATGAGTGCCACGATCAATCCCGTGATTTACGCTACAACAAATCCTCACTTTCGAAAGGAATTTGTTAAACTGCTATGCTGGCGTAACAAGAAGATAATTCAACCAACTGAGGGCCGGTCAAGTGGCGAACAGTAA
- the LOC131776878 gene encoding histamine H2 receptor-like yields the protein MSNLDLPFRSLAAVITGTSVLLIMNIVSVIGNILVCLAMYRNPNLRSTTNLYIIALAVSDLICATVEMPLASAVFITGKWDFGDALCQIQGFVDAFASYVTPATMALTAFNRYMRIVKTNHYNRVFSSLRSKIWLSCVWLFLYLLVGRLTGWNKFQFIPGYAVCSIAFVKNENRIIHYFLMFGILFVLPLSVGCFSYCKVFSKIRQHQQNVASSLQNVSNDTGRISAKEINISRALGYVAAGFLFCWIPPWVFVFWKRFSPDTSPRTTELLVTIFLFMSATINPVIYATTNPHFRKEFVKLLCWCNGEKIQPTEGRSSDEQ from the coding sequence ATGTCCAACTTGGATTTGCCCTTCCGAAGCCTCGCAGCAGTTATAACTGGAACAAGTGTACTCCTCATAATGAACATCGTCAGTGTCATTGGAAACATTCTGGTCTGTTTAGCAATGTACAGAAACCCAAACCTACGATCAACTACCAATCTTTATATTATCGCTTTAGCAGTCAGCGATCTAATTTGCGCAACAGTTGAAATGCCATTAGCTTCAGCTGTTTTTATCACCGGAAAATGGGATTTCGGAGACGCCTTATGCCAGATTCAAGGTTTTGTGGATGCATTTGCCTCATATGTAACCCCAGCAACCATGGCTTTGACAGCGTTTAACCGCTATATGCGGATTGTTAAGACAAACCACTACAACAGGGTTTTTTCATCCCTTAGGTCTAAAATTTGGTTGAGTTGCGTGTGGCTTTTCCTCTATCTTTTGGTTGGTCGACTCACAGGCTGGAACAAGTTTCAATTTATACCTGGTTATGCAGTATGCTCTATAGcctttgttaaaaatgaaaatcgcATAATTCActattttctcatgtttgggATCCTCTTTGTTTTGCCTCTCTCTGTCGGTTGTTTCAGTTACTGCAAAGTTTTCTCCAAGATTAGGCAACATCAGCAGAACGTGGCATCTTCGCTTCagaatgtttcaaatgacaCAGGAAGAATCTCTGCCAAAGAGATCAATATAAGTCGAGCTTTAGGGTATGTTGCCGCTGGATTCCTTTTCTGTTGGATCCCTCCCTGGGTGTTTGTGTTTTGGAAGCGCTTCTCTCCTGATACTTCTCCAAGAACCACGGAGTTACTTGTCACCATTTTTCTCTTCATGAGTGCCACGATCAATCCCGTGATTTACGCTACAACAAATCCTCATTTTCGAAAGGAATTTGTCAAACTCTTATGCTGGTGTAACGGGGAGAAAATTCAACCAACCGAGGGCCGGTCAAGTGACGAGCAGTAA